The DNA region GGCCCGGACGAGGCCATCATCGAACTCGTGCTCGAAACCGACGACGAGTACCGGATGTACAGCTACACGCGCGACAACGAGGGCGCGCGCTGGATGGACTACGGCACCGAGCAGAAGGGAACCGAGGGAGACGAACAGATGCGAACCACGTTGGAGAGCTACCGGGTGTTCGCGTCCGCAGGGTGAGAGCTCGCGGAAACGCGGGCCGCCACCGAACCGTTCAGGAGGGTCGCCGGAGAACCGCTCGTCGTGCGAACCCCCTCGCTGGACGCCGTGCGCGGCTTCCGTCGCCCGGTCTACCTCGTCGCGCTCGGCCAACTCGTCAACCTGTTCGGCTCCGGCCTCGTCTACCCCTTCGCGACGGTCCACTTCCACCTCGAAGTCGGCATCTCGCTCGGCGTCGTCGGCTTCGGCCTCCTCTGCAACAACGTCGCCACCGCGGTCGGCACCGCAGTAGGCGGCTTCGCGGCCGATAGCGTGGGACGGAAGCCGGTGATGGTGACGAGCATGGCGCTGTCGACGGCGACGCTGACCGCCTACGCCGCGGTGACGAGTGCGACTGGATTCGTCGCCGTCGCGACGGCCGCGGGACTGACTTTAGGCCTGTTCCCGCCGGCGAGTCAGGCGATGATCGCTGACCTGACCGAGGGAAGCGAGCGCGACCGGGCGTTCGCGCTCCTCAAAGTCGCTAACAATGCCGGCTTCGGCCTCGGCTTCGTCGCCGGCGGCGTCCTCTACAGCATCGCGGAGTTGGCCGTCTTCGTCGCCGACGGCCTCACCTGCGGCGTCGTCGCCGTGTTGCTCTGGGCGACGCTGCCGCGCGTTCGGCGGGGCGATGAAGTCGACTCGGACGCGACGACCGACGCCACGTCGTCGCTCGCGGCGGCACTCTCCGACTGGCGACGTGCGGTCACCCGTCCGCGAATCGTCTTTCTCGCGCTGCTCAACGTCGGTTTCGCGGTGATGTACGCGCAGATGCAGGCGACGGTTCCGGTCGTCGCCACCGAGACGCTCGGTCTCACGTCCGCCGAACTCGGTACCTTGTACGTCCTCAACCCGCTCGTCATCGTCACGCTCCAACTGCCGCTCGTCGCCGCAGTCGGCGACTGGCGGCGCACGCGGGGGCTCCTCGTCTCGGCGGGTTTCTGGGCGGCGGCGATGCTCGCCGTCTGGGTCGTCGCGCTCGGGCCGCTCGTCGGTGTCTCGATTCCCGCGTTCGTCGGCGTCGCGCTCGTCGGCGCGTTCCTCGTGCTCAGGACGCTCGGCGAGATTCTGCACTCGCCGCTCGTCTCGTCGCTCGCTAGTGACATCTCTCCGGCGGCCGAGCGCGGGTCGGGGCTCTCGCTCGTCGAAATCGCGAAGCGACTCGGCTTCGGTATTGGCGCGGCGCTCGGCGGCGCGTTCTTCGACTTCGGTATCGGACACCTGCTCTGGCCCACGCTCGCGCTCGGCTGCGTGGGTCTCGCCGTCGGCGTGCTGGAGCTGGAGCGCCGGGTGACGCCCGCCGAAAACGGGGCGACGGGCGCGACGGCGACGGCTGATTGAGGCTCAGTCGACCAATCGGAGTTCGACTGCCGTGCCGAGAAATCGGCCGATCTCTTCGACTTCGGTCCGCAGCGGCACTTCGAGTTCGGGGTCGAACCGCTCGAAGGGGTCGACGACGACTGCGGGCGTCGCACGGGTGCGGTCGAGTTTCCACGTCCCACGCACTTCGCCGTCGACGACGAGCGTCGGTCGGATGATGCCTGCGCCCGGCCAGACAGACAACTCGTGTTCGCGTGGAATCGGGCGGTTCTCCTTCTCGTAGCCGAGCAGGAAGGAGTCGTAGCCGGGTAGCAAGTGAACGACGTTGCTCGGGACCGTTCCCGACTCGTACGCGTCGAGGTCCTCGGTGAGCATCTCGGCCGGTCGTCCGTCGATTCGCACCTCGGTCGTCTCGTCGGCGACGAGTCCCCACGCGAGTTTCACGTCGCGCACGTACAGCCCAGACCACGCCGCGAAGTCGTCCATCGACGCGGGCTGGAACGCCCGTAGGTATCGACGGGCGAGGTCGACTAACGCGACCTGTCTGTCCGGCGGGTCGTCGACAGATACCCACTGGTCGAGTAAATCGTACGCCATCTGTCCCTCCTTCGGAGCGACCTCGCAGAGGATGCCGAGCAGCGCGGCGCGGCGGACGAGAAAGTACGGCGCTTGGCTCTCGGGGTCGAGGTCGACGCCGCCCTCGCGGAGGCGGTGGGCGATTTCCGCCCGCGTCAGCGGCCCGTCCTCGCGGAGCGCGTCGCGAATCAGTTCCATCGCTCGGGCGATATCGCTCTCGTCGAGTCCCATCGATTCGAGTCGCTTCGGTTCCGGACCG from Haloprofundus halobius includes:
- a CDS encoding winged helix DNA-binding domain-containing protein, with amino-acid sequence MPLELTAADAARYRLRSQRLAPRADAETSAPELLASVCGLQAQEKPAAALGVRARSESLTEADLERALYEERSVVRTWCMRGTFHLVAAADLPRYLSLFGETFASRGPEPKRLESMGLDESDIARAMELIRDALREDGPLTRAEIAHRLREGGVDLDPESQAPYFLVRRAALLGILCEVAPKEGQMAYDLLDQWVSVDDPPDRQVALVDLARRYLRAFQPASMDDFAAWSGLYVRDVKLAWGLVADETTEVRIDGRPAEMLTEDLDAYESGTVPSNVVHLLPGYDSFLLGYEKENRPIPREHELSVWPGAGIIRPTLVVDGEVRGTWKLDRTRATPAVVVDPFERFDPELEVPLRTEVEEIGRFLGTAVELRLVD
- a CDS encoding MFS transporter, with translation MRTPSLDAVRGFRRPVYLVALGQLVNLFGSGLVYPFATVHFHLEVGISLGVVGFGLLCNNVATAVGTAVGGFAADSVGRKPVMVTSMALSTATLTAYAAVTSATGFVAVATAAGLTLGLFPPASQAMIADLTEGSERDRAFALLKVANNAGFGLGFVAGGVLYSIAELAVFVADGLTCGVVAVLLWATLPRVRRGDEVDSDATTDATSSLAAALSDWRRAVTRPRIVFLALLNVGFAVMYAQMQATVPVVATETLGLTSAELGTLYVLNPLVIVTLQLPLVAAVGDWRRTRGLLVSAGFWAAAMLAVWVVALGPLVGVSIPAFVGVALVGAFLVLRTLGEILHSPLVSSLASDISPAAERGSGLSLVEIAKRLGFGIGAALGGAFFDFGIGHLLWPTLALGCVGLAVGVLELERRVTPAENGATGATATAD